The genomic region ACCCTGTTCGATGCGGCCGACCACTCGGTTCGTTTCGCCTGCGAAGTGAAGGACTTCGATCCGGCGCAGTACATGGACCGGAAGGATGCCCGGCGCGCGGATCGTTTCCTCCATTTCGCGATGGCCGCGGCGGAACAGGCCGTGACAGAGGCGGGGTTCGCGGAGGGATTCGGGGAGCTGCCCCCGGACCGGGTCGGTGTGCTCATCGGCGTCGGGATCGGCGGGCTTCCGCTCCTCGAGGCCCAGCACGAGAAGCTTCTCGGCGGCGGACCCCGGCGCGTCTCCCCCTTCTTCATCCCCATGTTCATCCCGGACATGGCTTCCGGGATGGTGTCGATGCGGTACGGGGCGCAGGGCCCCAACTATGCGACCGTGTCGGCCTGCGCCTCCAGCGGCCATTCGGTCGGCCTCGCCTTCCGCTCGATCCGGAACGGCGAGGCCGACGTGATGATCACGGGGGGCAGCGAGTCCACGATCACACCGCTCGCGGTCGCGGGCTTCGCGAACATGCGGGCGATGTCGACGCGCAACGACGATCCGAAGCGGGCCTCGCGCCCGTTCGACGCGCACCGCGACGGGTTCGTGCTCGGGGAGGGCGCGGGGATGTTCATCCTCGAGGAACTCGAGCACGCGAGGGCGCGCGGGGCGCCGATCCTCGGGGAGGTGGCGGGCTTCGGGCAGAGCGCGGACGCCTACCACATGACCGCGCCGGCGCCGGATGGCTCGGGGGCGCGGCTCGCCATGGAGCAGGCGCTCGACGACGCGGGACTCGACCCGTCGGACGTCGGGTACATCAACGCGCACGGCACGTCGACGCCCGCGAACGACGTGTCCGAGACGAAGGCGATCAAGGATGTCCTGGGCGACCATGCCTACTCGATCGTGGTGGGTTCGACGAAGTCGATGACGGGACACACGCTCGGGGCGGCGGGGGCCATAGAAGGGGCGATCTCCGCGCTCGTGTGCCGCCGCGGGATCATCCCGCCCACGATCAACTTCGAGGAAGCGGATCCCGAGTGCGATCTCGAATACGCCCACGGAGGCGTGCTGGAACGCGAGGTCGAGGTCGCGCTCTCGAATTCTTTCGGGTTCGGCGGCCACAACGTCTGCCTGGCCGTCCGGCGCTGGAACGGCGACTAGCGGCCTTCCGCGCGGGTGGCGCCCGCGGCGGATGGGCCGGGAGGATGCGATGAGTTCGGTACTGGTGATGATGGGGTCGGAGTCGGACATGCCCACCATGGACAAGGGCGTGGCGATCCTGCGCGAGCACGGGGTCGAGGTGCAGGTCGAGGTGAGTTCGGCCCACCGGCAGCCGAAACGGACCGCGGAGTTGGCGGAGGGGGCGGCGGCGGCCGGGCATTCCGTCGTGATCTGCGGGGCGGGCCTGTCGGCGGCGCTCCCCGGCGTCGTGGCGGCGCACACCTCGCTGCCGGTGATCGGCGTCCCCGTCTCCGCGGGCACGCTCGGGGGGCTCGACGCCCTCCTGTCGTGCGCGCAGATGCCGCCGGGCGTCCCCGTCGCCGCCGTGGGCATCGACAACGCGAAGAACGCGGCTCACCTCGCCCTCCGCATCCTGGGCACGGGTCGGGACTAGTGTCCGGGACACGACCCTAGCTGGGCCGGGGAGCTTCGGCGGGTGCGGACCGGCGTCGGGTACGATTCCCACCGCTTCGATGAGACGCGGCCTCTCGTGCTGGGGGGCGTGGCGATCCCCGACGCGCCCGGACTGAAGGGACACTCCGACGGAGACGCGGTCGCGCACGCGATCACGGATGCGGTCCTGGGCGCCGCGGGACTCGGGGACATCGGCGTCCTCTTCCCGGATACGGACCCCGCGTACGCGGGCGCCGACTCCATCGAACTCCTCGCCTCGGCGGTGCGCCGCCTGCGCGACGGGGGATTCCGGGTGGTGAACGTCGACGCGACCGTCATCGCCGAGCGGCCCCGCATCTCGCCGCACGCCGAGGCCATGCGGGAGCGGCTCGGAGAGGCTCTGGGCACCGGGGCGGCCGGCGTGTCGATCAAGGGGAAGTCGAACGAGGGGATGGGGTGGATCGGACGGGGCGAAGGCCTCGCCGCCATCGCGGTCGCGACGGTGACCTCGGCTGCGGGGGACGGTGCCTGAGGTTCCGGGCGTTCAACCCCTCCTCGATTTCCTCCTCGCCCTGCCGGCGCTCACCGCCTACGCGCTCATCACCGCGGGCTCCGCGCTCGAGAACATCTTCCCGCCCGTCCCGTCCGACACGTTCGTCGTGCTCGGCGCCGTGCTCGCGGACCGGGGATCGCTCCAGCCGCTTCCCGTCCTGCTCTGCGCGTGGATCGCCAACTCCGGCGGCGCGATGGTCGTGTTCGGACTCGCGCGGCGGCGCGGCCGCGGCGCCTTCGAGACCGGCTGGGGCCGGCGGTTGCTCCGCCCGCACCAGTTCCGGCGCCTGGCCCGCTTCTACGAACGGCACGGGCTGTGGGCCATCTTCTTCGCCCGCTGCCTGCCGGTGCTGCGCGTGGTCGTCCCCACCTTCGCCGGGTTCACGGGGCTGGGCGCGGTGCGGGCGATGGCCCCGGTCGTCGCGGCGTCGCTGCTCTGGAACGGGCTCATGCTGGCGGGGGGCCTGTTCGCCTCGCGCAACGTGGACCGGCTCCTGGAGCTGCTGAGCCAGGTGAACGCCTGGCTGCTACTCGTGGCCGCCATCCTCATCGGCGCCATCATCGGCTGGTGGATCCGAAGCCGTCGCGACGAGGCTCCGCGGACCCCGGAGTCCGGTGGCGACTCCGACGACGGGGGCGACGACGGGGGCGACGACGGAACCGGCGGGCCGGACGCGTCGCCTTGACGGGGGAAGGTCCGGACATCGAGCGCGCGTTCCACCTCGAATCCTTCCGGGACCATCTCGGCTTCGAGCGGGGACTCTCTCCGCGCACCATCGAGGCGTACCTGCGCGAAGCCCGGCGCTTCGCGGCGTTCGCGGCCTCGGAGGGTGTCGAGGGGCCGGCCGGGGTCACGTACGGGCTGCTTCGCGACCACGTCGCGCGGCTGGCCGGCGCGGGGCGGGCGGCCTCCACGGTCGCGCGCAGCGTCTACGCGCTGCGCGGTTACTTCCGCTTCCTCGTCGTCGAAGACGCGGTCGAATCCGATCCGAGCGAGCGCCTCGAAGCGCCGCGCGCGGGCCGCCCTCTCCCGGACGTGCTTTCCGTCCCGGAGATCGAGGCGTTGATCGCGGCGGGGGACCCGGAGAGCCGCACGGCGCGGCGAGACGAGGCGATGCTCGAGATCCTCTATGGCTGCGGGCTCCGCGTGTCCGAACTGGTCGCGCTGAAGGGGCGGGACATCGACCTCGACGAGGCCCTCGTGCGCGTGCGGGGGAAGGGGGGGAAGGAGAGGTTCGTGCCGGTCGGCGCGGCTGCGCGCTCGGCGGTGCGCCGATACCTTCGAACCACCAGGCCGGCGCTCGACCGGGGAGGATCCGCCGGGCACCTCTTTCTCAACGCCCGGGGGGGTCCGCTGAGCCGGATGGGCGTCTGGAAGATCCTTCGCCGCCACGTCGAGCGCGCCGGCATCCTGAAGCACGTGACGCCCCATACGTTGCGCCACAGCTTCGCGACGCACCTGCTCGAGGGAGGCGCCGACCTCGCGTCGGTCCAGGAGATGCTCGGACATGCAGACATCTCGACGACCGAGATCTACACGCACGTGGACCGGTCGCACCTGCGGCAGGTGCACCGCAGCCACCATCCGCGTGGGTGACCACAGCGTGGTGAACGACATCGTGGGTGAACGTCGATGAGGCTGACGCGCCTCCTCCACCTGTCGCGTAACCGGCGTCCGGTGCGGCGCTTCCGCGACCGGCTCGTCGAACCCGAGGTCGTGGAGACGGTGCTCGAGGCGGCCCGCTACGCGTCGTCCGCCCGGGAGGCGCAGCCGTGGCGCTTCGTCGTCGTGCAGGAGGCGCTGGCCCGCCACAGGATCGCGGCGGCCGCCTTCAACCATCCGCACGTGATGACGGCGCCCGTCGTCGTCGCCTGCTGCGCGCGGATCCACTCGCACGTGAGCGGCACGGGCCGTCCGAGCTTCGCCATCGACCTCGCCGCCGCCGCCCAGACGATGATGCTGGCGGCGGCGGATCTCGGCGTGCAGTCGAGCTGGGTCTACGGCTTCCGGGAGGGCGATGTCCGCGAGATCCTGGGCGTTCCGGAGCACGTCCCGATCGTGGCCCTCTTCTGCCTCGGGTACCACGATGGGCTGGCGGAGCTGCCGGAGCGGCTGCCGCGCGAGGAGGTGATCGCCTGGGACCGCTGGCGGACGGCGGTGAGGGCCGGCGAATGAAGCGCCTCGCAATCGCGGTCGCGCTCGCCGCGGCGGCGGCGGCCGGGCTGGCGGCCCCGGCGAGCGGGCAGGAGGTGTGGCTGGCGGAGGAGCCGCGGTCGGAGGCGCAGGCGGAGCTGGCGGCCTTTCTCGAAGCCGGTGGCTTCACGCTGTGGACGAGGGATACGGTCCTGGCCCGCGGAGATACGGTGCCGGGAGCCGTCCTCCTGCTCGAAGGCACCGCGCGCATCGCAGGGCGGATCGAGGGCGATCTCTACGTCGTCGACGGCGACCTCTTCCTGCGCTCCGGCGCGTCCATCGCCGGCGACGTGCTGGTGCTCGGGGGCGGGTTCTACGACTCGGACGTGGCAGAAGTCGAGGGGGCCGTCACCTACCGTCCGAGCGAGCCGCTGCGCGTCCGGCCCGCGCGGGCCGGGTTCGAGATCATCTCCGAAGTCGAGCCGGAGCCCGCCTTCGTCGGTTTCCATCTCCCCACCTACGACCGGGTGAACGGCCTTTCGATCCCGTTCGACGCGCAGGCCCGGGGCTCCGTTTCCGGCCGGCCCGAACTCGCGGGTGGCGTCACCTGGATCCCGGCCCGCGAGGAGGTGGATTTTCGCCTCCGCAACTCGTGGCGCCTCGGCGAACGCGTCCGGCTGGGCCCCTACGTATCGAGCGCCGTGGTCAGCAACGAGGAGTGGATCCGCCCGACGTGGTACAACAGCCTCGCGCACTTCGTGGCCGGCGACGACGTCCGCAATCACTTCCGCGCGAAGAGGATCGGTCTCGAAGGGGAGTGGACTTCTCCGGAGCCCGGCGTATGGGAGGAGACGTCCCGCTGGCGGCTGGCGGTCGCCGCCGGGAGGGACATTTCGGAAGGACTCTCGGCCCGTGACGTCACCGTACTTTTCGGCGAGAATGCCGACGCCCCGGGCGCGCCGTATCCGAACCCGGGGATCGACTACGGCGACTTCTGGTTCGGGTTTGCGGGCTTTGAGTGGGCAGTCGACGGACGGCAGGGCCGGACCGCGTTGGGTCTCGGGATCGAGGTCGGGATCGAGGACGAGATCGGCGCTTTGGTGCTCGACGCGGATGGAACGGAGTCTCGCTACGACTTCGTCCTGGTCGAGGGGCGGGTCTCACTCCGGCGCGTGACTGCGCAGGGTCATGCCGTGGAGGGCTTTGCCATAGGGCGAGCGGATGTCGTCGGCCGTCTGCCGAAGCAGCGCTACTCGGCGATCGGGGGCATCGGAACGTTGCCGACGATGCCGCTTCGGGGCCTGCGGGGCGCCCGCCTGCTCTACGCCGAGACGGCCTACGCCATCCCCCTCCTCGGCGACGTGGCGCTCGGGGGACTCGACGTCTTCGCGCGCGGAAGCGTCGGGGGCGTCGGTTCGGACGATGATGACTTCGGGCTGCACGGCGCGATCCAGGGGGGACTCGCCCTGCGGATGTGGGATTTACGGCTCGAATTCGGGGCCGCCGCCGGTTCCACTGCGGAGCCCGGCGATCCCGGTTTCATCGCCTTCGTGGACGTCCGCACCCGGCGTTCCGCGCGACCCACCCGCATGCCGCCGCCGCGCTGATTTCACGGGCCGCTCGGGAGGGGCCGCGGCGCCCGCCGAAGGCCCGCGGCACTTTTGACAACCCCGGAGCGCGGGCCTAGCTTTTCGCGATGCCGCTCCGGACCGTCTCCCGGCCCTCCCAGCGATGGGCGTGATCTGCGTCCTTCCCGCCCGTATCTCCAGCACCCGTATCTCCAGGAAGCCCCTTCAGCCGCTGGCCGGCCGCACGCTCCTTGAGTGGTGCTGGCGCGCCGCCTCGGCGATCCGCGCCTTCGACGGGGTCGTGATCGCGACGGACAGCGACGAGATCGAGGGGTGCGCGCGGGGCTTCGATGCGGAGGTCGTTCGCACGCGGGCGGACCACGCGTCCGGCACGGATCGCGTGGATGAAGCGGCCGACCTTCTCGGCGCGGCGGATGATGACGTCGTCGTGAACTTCCAGGCGGACGAGCCGTTCGTGGACGGAGGGGCGATCGAGGGTGCCGTGCGGAGCGCGCGGGAAGTCGCGACGATCGCGGCGCCGATCCGCGGGGACGAAGAGTGGCGGTCGCCGGCCGTGGTCAAGGTCGCACGGGCCGCCGACGGAAGGGCGCTCTACTTCAGCCGCAGCCCGATCCCGTTCTCGCGGGATGCGTCGCCGGAGTTCGGAACCCGCGCGCGGCTGCGCCACGTCGGCGTGTACGCATGCCGACGCTCCGCGCTCAAGCGGTGGGCGGCGCTGCCCGAATCCGCGCTCGAGCGGGCTGAGCGGCTGGAGCAGTTGAGGGCGCTCGAGGCGGGGATGCGGATCCACGTCGAACTCGGTCCCTGGACCGAGCCGGGAGTCGACCTCCCGGCCGACATCGCGCGGGCGGAACGGGTATTGTCCAGCAAGGAGGTGGGGGGATGAGGGACGACAGGGTACCGACGAAGTACATCTTCATTACCGGAGGGGTCGTCTCCGCGCTGGGGAAGGGGATCACCGCCGCCTCGATCGGGCGGCTGCTCGTCGAGCGCGGCCTGCGCGTGACGATCCAGAAGTTCGACCCGTACCTCAACGTCGACCCGGGGACGATGTCGCCGTTCCAGCACGGCGAGGTCTACGTGACGGACGACGGGGCGGAGACCGACCTCGACCTCGGCCACTACGAACGGTTCATCGACGAGTCGCTCTCGCAGGCGAACAACGTCACGACGGGCCGCGTCTACCAGGACATCATCACGAAGGAGCGGCGCGGCGACTTCCTCGGCGTCACGGTCCAGGTCATCCCGCACGTGACGGACGAGATCAAGACGGCGGCGCGGCGCCTGGCGCCGAATCACGACGTCGTGATCACGGAGATCGGCGGAACCGTCGGCGACATCGAATCGCTCCCCTTCCTGGAGGCGATCCGGCAGTTCCGGCAGGATGTGGGCCGCGAGCACTCCCTCTTCATCCACCTCACCCTCGTCCCCTGGATCAACGCCTCCGGCGAACTGAAGACGAAGCCGACGCAGCACTCGGTGCGGGAACTCCTGAGCATCGGAATCCAGCCCGACCTGCTCGTGTGCCGGACGGAGCACGACCTCGACGACGGGATCAAGCAGAAGATCGCCCGCTTCTGCAACGTCGACGTGAACCGGGTCATCGAGTCGCGCGACGTGTCGACGATCTACGAACTCCCGCTGGCCTATCGCGCGCAGGAGGTGGACGACCGCGTCTGCGAGCAGTTCGGGTTCGACACGCCTCCGCCGAACCTCGACGACTGGAAGGCGATGGTGGACCGGATCAAGAACCCGGCGAACGGCCGGGTGCGGATCTGCGTGGTGGGGAAGTACACGGATCTCGTGGATTCCTACAAGTCGATCGCGGAGGCGTTCATCCACGGCGGCGCCGTGAACGACGTCGAAGTGGATGTCGAGTGGCGGTCGGCGGAGGACGTGGAGGCGGGGGGGACCGACTTCCTCGAACCCTTCCACGGCGTGCTCATCCCGGGCGGCTTCGGGGAGCGCGGCATCGACGGGATGATCGACACGATCCGCTTCGTCCGGGAGCGGGAGGTCCCCTATTTCGGGATCTGTCTGGGCTTGCAGTGCGCCATCATCGAGTTCGCGCGCAACGTGTGCGGTCTCGAGACGGCCCACTCGACGGAGTTCGACCCGGGGACGAGCCATCCCGTGATCTCGCTCCTGGACTCGCAGCACCAGGTGACGGACATGGGCGGCACCATGCGGCTCGGTGCCTATCCGTGTCTGCTGCAGCCGGGATCCCGGGCGCACGGCGTCTACGGCGCCGACGAGATCTCCGAGCGGCACCGCCACCGGTACGAGGTCAACCCGGCCTACCGGGAGACGCTGGGCGCGCGGGGGCTGGTCTTCAGCGGCATGTCGCCGGACGGCGGACTCGTCGAGATGCTCGAGCTTCCGGAGCATCCCTACTTCCTCGGTACGCAGTTTCACCCGGAACTCAAGTCGCGGCCGACGAAGGCGCACCCGCTCTTCGCGGCGTTCGTCGAGGCGGCGCTGGCGCGGCGGGACGCGCTGCGCAGCGCACCCCTCGACTCCGCCGAGTCGAACCGAACGGCCGAGGGGTGGGCGGACTCGGCGGCGGCCGGGACGAGCGGCGTCACGGTCGGGAGATGAACCCGGGGCGTCCCACTTTTTTTTCGGGTCGCCGGCGTACATCGCTCTTTCTCATCGCGGGACCGTGCGTGCTCGAGGGCGACGCCTTGAACTTCGAGATCGCGGACCACCTCGCGGAACTCGGAGAGCGGCTCGACCTGCCGGTGACGTTCAAGGCTTCGTTCGACAAGGCGAACCGGACTTCCGCGGTGTCTCCGCGGGGACCGGGTCTCGAAGAGGGGCTGGCCGCGCTCGCCCGGGTGCGCGACCGCTCCGGACTTCCGCTGCTCACGGACGTTCACCTTCCCGAACAGGCGGCCCCGGCGGCGGCGGTCGTGGACGCGCTCCAGATTCCCGCCTTCCTCTGCCGTCAGACGGACCTGCTGCTCGCGGCGGCCGCCACGGGACGGCCGGTGAACGTGAAAAAGGGGCAGTGGATGGCCCCGGAAGATGTCGGGGGCGTGGTCGGGAAGCTCCAGGCGGCGGGGGCGCGGGACGTGGCGGTGACGGAACGCGGATTCGCCTTCGGCTACGGGCGCTGGGTCGTCGACATGCGGAGTTTCGCCCTCATGCGCGAGGCGACGCGCTGCCCGACGGTGTTCGACGCGTCCCACGCCGTGCAGTTGCCGGGGGGAGAAGGGATGCGGAGCGGCGGCGAGCCGGAACACATCGGGCGGCTCGCGGCGGCGGCGGTTGCAGCCGGGGCGGACGGCCTCTTCATCGAGGTGCATCCGGATCCGCCCGGGGCCCCCTCCGACGGGTCCAACATGCTGCCGCTCGCCGAACTCGAGCGCGTCGTGGACCGGGCGCTGCGCGTGCGCGAGGCCGTGGCGCTCCGAGAGCCCGGTCTCCATGAGCCCCGGAGCCGCTAAACCTCCGATGGATCGCCGGTTGGCGGAGTCCGTCCGCTTCGTGTCCCTCGACGTGGACGGCGTGCTCACGGACGGTTCGATCTGGGTGGGCGCGGGCTCGGACCTCAGCACCCCGGGGGAGCTGCGTCGCTTTCACGCCCTCGATGGCCTGGCGATCCGGATGATGCAGCGGGCGGGACTCGTGGTCGCGTTCCTCAGCGGCAAGCGATCGGCCGCCGTCCGACTGCGGGCGCGGGAGCTGGAAATCGCGGAGGTTTCGCTCGGTTCCCGGAAGGGAAAGCTTTCGGCGCTTCGGGGTATGCTCGCGCGACGCGGTTGCACGTGGGACCAGGCCGCGCACCTTGGCGACGATCTCACGGACCTCGCGGTCATGGAACGGGTGGGGTTGCCGGCCGCGGTCATCGGCGCGGTGCCCGAGGTTCGGGCCGCTGCGCGGTGGGTGGGGACGGTGCCAGGCGGGGAGGGGGCGGTGCGCGAATTCGCGGAGGCCCTGCTCGTCGCCCGCGGAGAATGGGACGGGCTGGTGACAGAGTTTCGGGAAGGAGGACGGTTTGCGGGTTGAAGGTGGGGGGCGCACGGGCCGCGCTGGCGCGCTCGGTGTGTTCGCCTGGGTTTCGCTGCTGCCCGTTCTCGCCGCGTGCGGGTCCGACGATGGGCCTCCTACGGCGGGCGAACCGCTGCCCCAGGGCGTGGATACCGCCGTGCGGGGGATGCGGACGTTCGTCACCCGCGACGGGATCCGGCGCGCCCTCGTGGAAGCCGACACGGCGGAATGGCGCGTGGGGAACCAGATTCACCTGCGGCGGATGACGTTGACGTTCTTCAATCCGAGTGGACTGGAAACGACCGAGGTGACCGCGTTGGGCGGGATCTTCTTCCAGCTCACCGGCGACCTCGAGGCCGAGGAGCAGGTGGTCGTGGAGGACCGCGTGGACGACCAGCGTCTCGAGACGGAGCGGCTCGTGTATCGGCACGTGGCAGGTCGCCTGTACGGAGATACCGCGTTCCGTCTCCTGCACGACACGGAGGGTCTGACCCTCCAGGGGACGGGGTTCGAGTCGGACCCCGCGCTCGACTCGGTCATCGTCCTGAACCAGGAAGGAGAGATGCGGCCCGGGGTCGCCTTCACGGAGGCCGCGCCCCTGCCGGCGGTTCCGGCGGGGGATACGACGGGCGTGGACGCGGATCCGGCCGCTGGGGAGCAGGTTGCTGACGAGCCGGCGCCGGGGGATTCGATGGCGGCGGAGGTAGATCCGGCCGCGGGGGAGGTCGATCCGGCCGCGGAAGAGGTGGATCCAGCCGCGGACATCGACCCGGCGGCCGTCTCTGAGGACAGCCTGGAGGCGCCATCCGACACCACGGCGGCGGCCGCGCCGCCGGACAGCCTGGAGGCGCCGCCTGACACCACGGCGGCGGTCACGCCGGCGGACAGCCTGGAGGCGCCGCCCGACACCACGGCGGCAGTCACGCCGCCGGATAGCCTGGAGGCGCCGCCCGACACCACGGCAGCGGCCGCGCCGCCGGATAGCCTGGAGGCGCCACCCGATACCACGGCGGCGCGCCGGTGACCCGCGGGGGCATCCGGTTCGCGAGTTGTCTCGTGGTGGCGGCAGGGCTCGCGGCCCCGCTCGCCGCGCAGGAGCCCGAGGCCGGCGTCGGATCGGCACTCGGCCAGTGCAGCCTCCGGTGGAGTCCGCTCGAAGCCGACACGAGGAGCGTCACGAACCGTGATGTGAGCGGTGCGCACGTCACGGTGCTCAGCGGCCGATACCTGTGGACCTGCGGAACCGCCACGATGGAGGCGGACAGCGCGATAAAGCGCGACGGCCCGCGGCAGGTCGAACTCTTCGGCGCGGTGGTCTACGAGGACTCGATAAGGACGCTGCAGTCGGAACGGCTCCTGTACCAACAGCAGTCCGACTTCATCATCGCCGAGGAAAACGTGGAACTCGTGCGTCTGACGGATCGCTCCACGCTCGTCGGCCCCCGCGTGGAGTTTTTGCGAGCCGTCTCCGGCGTTGACGCCGTCACGACCGCGCCGGGGCGGCCGACCGTTACGTTCTATCCGACGAACACCGAGTCGCCGGAGCCGTTCACGATCGAATCGGAGACGGCCATCTTCGCCGGAGAGGACGAGGCCCGCTTTTATGGGGATGCGATCATAAGTCGGAGCGACCTGAACGCCCGGGCGGACAGCGCATTGCTGACCCGTACCGGCGGTCTCGGCGTCCTGTGGGGCGGGCCGTGGATCGAGGCCGAGGGGGTCCGGCTCGAGGGCGATTCGATACAGTTCGTTTCCCAAAACGAGGAACTCGAAGAGATTCACGCCGTCGGCAACGGCTACGCGTCCGGGGAGAGGTTCGAGGTGGCGGCGGAACTGATCGACATCGACTTGGCGAATCGAGAGGTGGAGCAGTTGCAGGCGCACGGGGAGGGTGTGAGCCGGGCGCTCTCCGGCAGCCACGAGCTTCACGGCGACTCGATCCATTTCGTGATGTACGGGAGCCAGATCGACACGGCGTACGCGTTCGGCGGTGCGGTCGCGGTCCAGAGCGACTCATCGTGGGCCGTGCCGCCGGCTCCGGAGCCGGCCGATTCGACCGCCGCGGATTCGGCGGCTGTGGATTCGACCCCCGCCGACTCGACCACAAGCGATTCAGCCGCCGTCGATTCGACGGTCGCCGCCCGGGACACGGCCGCGGCCGCTGCCCGGGATACCGCCACAGCCCCCGCGGCGGATTCCACCGGAGTCGGCGCGGACACCACCGCCGCCCCAGCCGCCGCAGCGGACACCGTCGGCGCGGACACCACCGCCGCCGCAGCCGCGACCGACACCACCGGCGCAGACACGACTGAGGTCGCGGAGGAGGAGGCTGCGCCGGCCGAGATCGAACTGGCGACCGATGGCTCGGCGAACTGGGCGCGCGGCGATACGCTCATCGCGATCTTCGAGCGTTCCGCCGCCCCTGTTGCGGACTCGGCGCTCGCGCCCGACCCGTTCATGCGACAACTCGTGCTCGACGGGAATGCGAGCGCCTTCTACCGAATGGTCCGGGATTCGACGACGAGCACGCGACCCTCGCTGAACTATATCGTGGCGCGGCGCATCCAGATCGACTTCGAGGCGGGAGCACCCACGGGAGTCGAAGGAGAGCACGCGATCGGCGCCTACCTGGAGCCGCGCGAAGCGTTCGGGACGCCGTCGCCGGCGGATAGCGCGGCCGCGGCCGACAGCGCGGCGGCCGTAGCCGACAGCGTCTCAGCCGCCGCCGACTCGCTCGGCGCGCCATCGGACACGTCGGACGTCCGGCCCGACAGCACGGCGGCGCCGCCCGATACGGTCGGCGCGCCTCCGGACACCGT from Candidatus Palauibacter australiensis harbors:
- the fabF gene encoding beta-ketoacyl-ACP synthase II, translating into MRRRVAITGIGLVTPIGLDPDSTWDALLRGVSGAGPITLFDAADHSVRFACEVKDFDPAQYMDRKDARRADRFLHFAMAAAEQAVTEAGFAEGFGELPPDRVGVLIGVGIGGLPLLEAQHEKLLGGGPRRVSPFFIPMFIPDMASGMVSMRYGAQGPNYATVSACASSGHSVGLAFRSIRNGEADVMITGGSESTITPLAVAGFANMRAMSTRNDDPKRASRPFDAHRDGFVLGEGAGMFILEELEHARARGAPILGEVAGFGQSADAYHMTAPAPDGSGARLAMEQALDDAGLDPSDVGYINAHGTSTPANDVSETKAIKDVLGDHAYSIVVGSTKSMTGHTLGAAGAIEGAISALVCRRGIIPPTINFEEADPECDLEYAHGGVLEREVEVALSNSFGFGGHNVCLAVRRWNGD
- the purE gene encoding 5-(carboxyamino)imidazole ribonucleotide mutase, with protein sequence MSSVLVMMGSESDMPTMDKGVAILREHGVEVQVEVSSAHRQPKRTAELAEGAAAAGHSVVICGAGLSAALPGVVAAHTSLPVIGVPVSAGTLGGLDALLSCAQMPPGVPVAAVGIDNAKNAAHLALRILGTGRD
- the ispF gene encoding 2-C-methyl-D-erythritol 2,4-cyclodiphosphate synthase — translated: MRTGVGYDSHRFDETRPLVLGGVAIPDAPGLKGHSDGDAVAHAITDAVLGAAGLGDIGVLFPDTDPAYAGADSIELLASAVRRLRDGGFRVVNVDATVIAERPRISPHAEAMRERLGEALGTGAAGVSIKGKSNEGMGWIGRGEGLAAIAVATVTSAAGDGA
- a CDS encoding DedA family protein, with translation MPEVPGVQPLLDFLLALPALTAYALITAGSALENIFPPVPSDTFVVLGAVLADRGSLQPLPVLLCAWIANSGGAMVVFGLARRRGRGAFETGWGRRLLRPHQFRRLARFYERHGLWAIFFARCLPVLRVVVPTFAGFTGLGAVRAMAPVVAASLLWNGLMLAGGLFASRNVDRLLELLSQVNAWLLLVAAILIGAIIGWWIRSRRDEAPRTPESGGDSDDGGDDGGDDGTGGPDASP
- the xerD gene encoding site-specific tyrosine recombinase XerD, producing the protein MTGEGPDIERAFHLESFRDHLGFERGLSPRTIEAYLREARRFAAFAASEGVEGPAGVTYGLLRDHVARLAGAGRAASTVARSVYALRGYFRFLVVEDAVESDPSERLEAPRAGRPLPDVLSVPEIEALIAAGDPESRTARRDEAMLEILYGCGLRVSELVALKGRDIDLDEALVRVRGKGGKERFVPVGAAARSAVRRYLRTTRPALDRGGSAGHLFLNARGGPLSRMGVWKILRRHVERAGILKHVTPHTLRHSFATHLLEGGADLASVQEMLGHADISTTEIYTHVDRSHLRQVHRSHHPRG
- a CDS encoding nitroreductase family protein produces the protein MRLTRLLHLSRNRRPVRRFRDRLVEPEVVETVLEAARYASSAREAQPWRFVVVQEALARHRIAAAAFNHPHVMTAPVVVACCARIHSHVSGTGRPSFAIDLAAAAQTMMLAAADLGVQSSWVYGFREGDVREILGVPEHVPIVALFCLGYHDGLAELPERLPREEVIAWDRWRTAVRAGE
- the kdsB gene encoding 3-deoxy-manno-octulosonate cytidylyltransferase, whose amino-acid sequence is MGVICVLPARISSTRISRKPLQPLAGRTLLEWCWRAASAIRAFDGVVIATDSDEIEGCARGFDAEVVRTRADHASGTDRVDEAADLLGAADDDVVVNFQADEPFVDGGAIEGAVRSAREVATIAAPIRGDEEWRSPAVVKVARAADGRALYFSRSPIPFSRDASPEFGTRARLRHVGVYACRRSALKRWAALPESALERAERLEQLRALEAGMRIHVELGPWTEPGVDLPADIARAERVLSSKEVGG
- a CDS encoding CTP synthase, with product MRDDRVPTKYIFITGGVVSALGKGITAASIGRLLVERGLRVTIQKFDPYLNVDPGTMSPFQHGEVYVTDDGAETDLDLGHYERFIDESLSQANNVTTGRVYQDIITKERRGDFLGVTVQVIPHVTDEIKTAARRLAPNHDVVITEIGGTVGDIESLPFLEAIRQFRQDVGREHSLFIHLTLVPWINASGELKTKPTQHSVRELLSIGIQPDLLVCRTEHDLDDGIKQKIARFCNVDVNRVIESRDVSTIYELPLAYRAQEVDDRVCEQFGFDTPPPNLDDWKAMVDRIKNPANGRVRICVVGKYTDLVDSYKSIAEAFIHGGAVNDVEVDVEWRSAEDVEAGGTDFLEPFHGVLIPGGFGERGIDGMIDTIRFVREREVPYFGICLGLQCAIIEFARNVCGLETAHSTEFDPGTSHPVISLLDSQHQVTDMGGTMRLGAYPCLLQPGSRAHGVYGADEISERHRHRYEVNPAYRETLGARGLVFSGMSPDGGLVEMLELPEHPYFLGTQFHPELKSRPTKAHPLFAAFVEAALARRDALRSAPLDSAESNRTAEGWADSAAAGTSGVTVGR
- the kdsA gene encoding 3-deoxy-8-phosphooctulonate synthase, with the translated sequence MNPGRPTFFSGRRRTSLFLIAGPCVLEGDALNFEIADHLAELGERLDLPVTFKASFDKANRTSAVSPRGPGLEEGLAALARVRDRSGLPLLTDVHLPEQAAPAAAVVDALQIPAFLCRQTDLLLAAAATGRPVNVKKGQWMAPEDVGGVVGKLQAAGARDVAVTERGFAFGYGRWVVDMRSFALMREATRCPTVFDASHAVQLPGGEGMRSGGEPEHIGRLAAAAVAAGADGLFIEVHPDPPGAPSDGSNMLPLAELERVVDRALRVREAVALREPGLHEPRSR
- a CDS encoding HAD hydrolase family protein yields the protein MAESVRFVSLDVDGVLTDGSIWVGAGSDLSTPGELRRFHALDGLAIRMMQRAGLVVAFLSGKRSAAVRLRARELEIAEVSLGSRKGKLSALRGMLARRGCTWDQAAHLGDDLTDLAVMERVGLPAAVIGAVPEVRAAARWVGTVPGGEGAVREFAEALLVARGEWDGLVTEFREGGRFAG